One genomic region from Salinicola endophyticus encodes:
- a CDS encoding LysR family transcriptional regulator ArgP, with protein MLDYKLLEALAAIVDQGGFERGAQQLNLTQSAVSQRIKLLEARLGQPVVVRTPRLLPTPLGQRLLNHAQQVRLLEHDLLDRIPALGEGTQRLRLAINADSLATWWAPTIGDFCHRRGVLLDLVVDDQEVALRRMRDGEVAGCICATARPVQGARSRPLGLMRYRVTASPGFAERHFAEGVSTQALAQAPAILYGPDDRLQQRYLDSQGFKEPFPHHLCPSSEGVLHMVLAGIGYALIPECQAQSALARGELVDLDPDRPLDVPLYWHFWRHGGELLDALTVHLFSASDDWLLPMEASTGPGAPT; from the coding sequence ATGCTCGACTACAAGCTACTCGAAGCCCTCGCGGCGATCGTCGACCAGGGCGGGTTCGAACGCGGGGCGCAGCAGCTCAACCTGACCCAGTCGGCGGTGTCGCAGCGCATCAAACTGCTCGAGGCACGCCTGGGACAGCCGGTGGTGGTGCGCACGCCGCGTCTGTTGCCCACCCCGTTGGGCCAGCGGCTGCTCAACCACGCCCAGCAGGTGCGTCTGCTCGAGCACGACCTGCTCGACCGTATCCCCGCCCTCGGCGAGGGTACCCAGCGTCTGCGTCTGGCGATCAACGCCGACAGCCTGGCGACCTGGTGGGCGCCGACCATCGGCGACTTCTGCCACCGCCGCGGGGTGCTGCTCGACCTGGTAGTCGACGATCAGGAGGTGGCCCTGCGGCGCATGCGCGACGGCGAGGTCGCCGGCTGCATCTGCGCCACCGCGCGTCCGGTCCAGGGCGCCCGTTCGCGCCCGCTGGGTCTCATGCGCTACCGGGTCACCGCCAGCCCCGGCTTCGCCGAGCGCCATTTCGCCGAGGGCGTCTCGACCCAGGCGCTGGCGCAGGCACCGGCCATTCTCTATGGCCCCGACGACCGCCTGCAGCAGCGCTATCTCGACAGCCAGGGCTTCAAGGAGCCGTTCCCCCACCATCTGTGCCCGTCGTCGGAGGGGGTACTGCACATGGTGCTGGCGGGCATCGGCTATGCGCTGATTCCGGAGTGCCAGGCGCAGAGCGCCCTCGCGCGCGGCGAGCTGGTCGATCTCGATCCCGACCGGCCGCTGGACGTGCCCCTCTACTGGCACTTCTGGCGCCACGGCGGTGAGCTGCTGGACGCGCTCACCGTGCACCTGTTCTCCGCCAGCGACGACTGGCTGCTGCCCATGGAGGCGTCGACAGGCCCCGGCGCGCCCACGTGA
- a CDS encoding MTH1187 family thiamine-binding protein has product MQVIVDLCVVPLGVGVSVSEYVAACQRVIDDSGLGYRMHAYGTNIEGPWDEVMAVVKACHERVHAMGAPRITTTLKLGTRTDREQSMDDKVASVETRLRPPDTPEE; this is encoded by the coding sequence ATGCAGGTGATCGTGGATCTCTGCGTGGTGCCCTTGGGTGTCGGGGTATCGGTATCCGAGTACGTGGCGGCGTGTCAGCGGGTGATCGACGACTCGGGTCTCGGCTATCGCATGCACGCCTACGGCACCAATATCGAAGGGCCGTGGGACGAGGTGATGGCGGTGGTCAAGGCGTGCCACGAGCGGGTCCATGCAATGGGCGCGCCGCGCATCACCACCACACTGAAGCTGGGTACCCGCACCGATCGCGAGCAAAGCATGGACGACAAGGTAGCGAGCGTCGAGACGCGCCTGCGCCCCCCCGACACCCCCGAAGAGTAG
- the cfa gene encoding cyclopropane fatty acyl phospholipid synthase: MTSNSPIAPAALPDTRARHTIEKMLEGSGVTLNGRQPWDIRVHHPDLFSRIVRQGSIGFGEAYMDGWWECERIDEMMHRLLRHGLGGAAHTPAGRLLYRLRSSFMNLQSKARAYIVGREHYDLGNDLFTRMLDATLCYSCAYWKQATTLHQAQVAKLDLACRKLALEPGMRVLDIGCGWGSFAEHAARHYGVEVTGITISEEQAKLARERCAALPVEILLEDYRDLDGEFDRIVSIGMFEHVGQRNYATYFDTVTRLLKPGGLFMLHTIGSNTNEVSADPWINKYIFPNGVLPSVQQISDASEGKLVMEDWQNFGPDYDTTLMAWQENLLLHWHEIADRYSERVKRMFLYYLGACAGAFRARELQLWQVVFSHSRQGRYDAPR; this comes from the coding sequence ATGACCAGCAATTCACCCATAGCCCCCGCGGCGCTACCCGATACCCGCGCCCGTCATACCATCGAGAAGATGCTCGAAGGCTCCGGCGTCACCCTCAATGGCCGCCAGCCCTGGGACATTCGCGTCCACCACCCCGACCTGTTCTCACGCATCGTGCGCCAGGGTTCGATCGGTTTCGGTGAGGCCTACATGGATGGCTGGTGGGAGTGCGAACGCATCGACGAGATGATGCACCGCCTGCTGCGCCACGGGCTCGGCGGTGCCGCCCACACCCCCGCCGGCAGACTGCTCTACCGCCTGCGCTCGAGCTTCATGAACCTGCAGAGCAAGGCCCGCGCCTATATCGTCGGCCGCGAGCATTACGACCTCGGCAACGACCTGTTCACGCGCATGCTCGACGCCACCCTGTGCTACTCCTGCGCCTACTGGAAGCAGGCGACCACCCTGCACCAGGCCCAGGTGGCCAAGCTCGACCTGGCCTGCCGCAAGCTGGCGCTCGAACCCGGCATGCGAGTGCTCGACATCGGCTGCGGCTGGGGCAGTTTCGCCGAGCACGCCGCGCGCCACTATGGTGTCGAGGTGACCGGCATCACCATCTCCGAGGAGCAGGCCAAGCTCGCCCGCGAGCGCTGCGCGGCACTGCCGGTGGAGATCCTGCTGGAGGATTACCGCGATCTCGACGGCGAATTCGACCGCATCGTTTCGATCGGCATGTTCGAGCATGTCGGCCAGCGCAACTACGCCACCTACTTCGACACCGTCACGCGGCTGCTCAAGCCGGGCGGGCTGTTCATGCTGCATACCATCGGCTCCAACACCAACGAGGTGAGCGCCGACCCTTGGATCAACAAGTACATCTTCCCCAACGGCGTACTGCCCTCGGTGCAGCAGATCAGTGATGCCAGCGAGGGCAAGCTGGTCATGGAGGATTGGCAGAACTTCGGCCCGGACTACGACACCACCCTGATGGCGTGGCAGGAGAACCTGCTCCTCCACTGGCACGAGATCGCCGATCGCTACAGCGAGCGCGTCAAGCGCATGTTCCTCTACTATCTGGGCGCCTGCGCCGGGGCCTTCCGCGCCCGCGAGCTGCAGCTGTGGCAGGTGGTGTTCTCGCACTCGCGCCAGGGCCGCTACGACGCTCCGCGTTGA